One window of the Epinephelus moara isolate mb chromosome 22, YSFRI_EMoa_1.0, whole genome shotgun sequence genome contains the following:
- the txnipa gene encoding thioredoxin interacting protein a encodes MVAMAKRVKTFQIIFTDPSKTFYCGGDKVSGRIEVEVNDVTRVSAMKVLGLGCAKVEYAKGKQRCRQEDEYLRYEEVLRLDDQPTDSDGSVVLRPGNKYEYTFGFELPQHGQLVSSYKGKFGYVHYYVKAIMERPHQPVLECKKQFEVEEPLDINTPDLLSPTGGMKEKKVTCMFIPDGQVSLNVKIDRRGFCEGEDICINAKFENTCSRIVVPKAAIIAKHIYQANGRTKVFRQKLSAVRGNHIISGMCDAWQGKTIRVPKIKPSMLGCNIIRVEYALMIYIHIPGSEKVVLELPLVIGTAGLGSRSNSVSSQEGSVSNASQSWVSLRMPSEPPSYCDISRDCRLDQPLTPLLDDFDGDDSPIFMNTPTFQFPPPPAYSEAEEEYNGNTPRMMPVC; translated from the exons ATGGTGGCTATGGCGAAGAGAGTGAAAACCTTTCAAATTATCTTTACGGACCCCAGCAAGACTTTTTACTGCGGCGGGGACAAGGTCTCTGGACGGATAGAAGTGGAAGTGAACGATGTGACTCGTGTGTCCGCAATGAAGGTTCTGGGTCTGGGCTGCGCCAAGGTGGAGTACGCTAAAGGCAAGCAGCGATGCCGACAGGAGGACGAGTACCTCAGATATGAAGAGGTCCTGCGACTGGACGACCAGCCCACAG ACTCTGATGGATCAGTTGTCTTGAGGCCGGGCAACAAGTACGAGTACACTTTTGGATTTGAGCTCCCCCAGCATGG GCAGCTGGTGTCGTCATACAAGGGGAAGTTTGGTTATGTCCACTATTATGTGAAGGCTATCATGGAGAGGCCACACCAGCCCGTCCTCGAGTGTAAAAAGCAGTTTGAGGTGGAGGAGCCCCTTGATATCAACACCCCAGACCTGCTG TCTCCCACAGGTGgcatgaaggagaagaaggtCACCTGCATGTTCATCCCTGATGGCCAGGTGTCGCTGAATGTAAAAATCGACCGCCGTGGCTTCTGCGAAGGCGAAGACATCTGCATCAACGCAAAGTTTGAGAACACCTGCTCTCGCATTGTGGTGCCCAAGGCAGCCATCATCGCCAAACACATCTACCAGGCCAACGGCCGCACCAAAGTCTTTCGGCAGAAGCTGTCTGCAGTGCGTGGTAACCACATCATCTCCGGCATGTGTGACGCCTGGCAGGGAAAAACCATCAGGGTACCAAAGATTAAACCATCCATGCTGGGCTGCAACATCATCCGTGTGGAGTATGCTTTAATG ATTTACATCCACATTCCTGGTAGTGAGAAGGTGGTCCTGGAGCTGCCCTTGGTCATTGGTACTGCCGGACTGGGCAGCCGCAGCAACAGCGTGAGCAGTCAGGAGGGTTCAGTCAGCAACGCCTCCCAGAGCTGGGTGTCTCTCCGGATGCCCTCAGAGCCTCccagctactgtgacatcagccGTGACTGCCGCCTGGACCAGCCCCTCACGCCACTGCTGGACGACTTTGATGGTGATGACAGCCCCATCTTTATGAACACTCCAACCTTCCAGTTCCCGCCTCCTCCAGCATACAGTGAG gctgaggaggagtACAATGGCAACACCCCTCGCATGATGCCGGTCTGTTGA
- the chtopa gene encoding chromatin target of PRMT1a, with product MSAPSSQKVVLKSTTKVSLNERFTNMLKNKQPTAVSIRATMQQQHLASARNRRLAQQMENRPSVQAALNHKQSLKQRLGKSNIQARLGRPMGTLMRGGAPGGRGGMRGMTRGGLRGRARGGVMRGALSLRGKRVSSSGGPMRGRGSAGRLAMRRGGRHRGGPGGRGGALSRGAARGGVARGRGGLRGRGGFAGRGGRGRGRGRGVGRPTVTREQLDNQLDAYMSKTKGHLDAELDAYMAQADPDSME from the exons ATGAGCGCACCCTCCTCCCAAAAAGTTGTGCTGAAAAGTACCACCAAAGTGTCTCTAAATGAGCG CTTCACTAATATGCTGAAGAACAAGCAGCCCACTGCGGTAAGCATTCGAGCCACCATGCAACAGCAGCATTTGGCCAGTGCCCGCAATCGCCGGCTGGCCCAGCAGATGGAGAACCGGCCCTCAGTGCAAGCTGCTCTGAATCACAAGCAG AGCCTGAAGCAGCGCCTGGGGAAGAGCAACATCCAGGCCAGGCTGGGCCGGCCTATGGGGACTCTGATGCGTGGAGGAGCTcctggaggcagaggaggaatgCGGGGGATGACCAGGGGTGGCCTGCGGGGACGAGCCAGAGGAGGAGTAATGAGGGGAGCTCTTTCCCTGAGAG GAAAGCGAGTGTCTTCTTCAGGTGGCCCTATGCGAGGCCGTGGCTCTGCTGGCCGTTTGGCAATGCGTAGAGGAGGCCGCCACCGTGGAGGGCCTGGTGGCAGAGGAGGAGCTCTGTCCCGAGGAGCAGCACGAGGAGGAGTAGCCAGAG GCCGTGGGGGACTGCGTGGACGCGGTGGTTTTGCCGGTAGAGGTGGTCGCGGCCGTGGGCGGGGCCGAGGCGTTGGTCGACCAACTGTGACCCGTGAACAACTGGACAACCAGCTGGACGCCTACATGTCAAAGACCAAAGGTCACCTGGATGCTGAGCTGGATGCCTACATGGCCCAGGCAGACCCAGACAGCATGGAGTGA